From the genome of Lotus japonicus ecotype B-129 chromosome 6, LjGifu_v1.2, one region includes:
- the LOC130724930 gene encoding uncharacterized protein LOC130724930 translates to MEPPTRTDASYARWATLDSTVKQWIYSTTSFDLLATVMEKSSTVMATWNRIASMFEDNQNSCAVALDQDFISTRLDDFPSVSNYCQRLKHISEQLSNVGAPFSDHRLVLQLVSGLTEPFRGDATLIRQSEPLPPFLKVCSMLILEESGLAKMSGPASQTALHTSASHPRDSDDSSQQRTSNHRSGSGQNRNYQGSFGKPKKKSGSRYTGSSGSSAAPPWRPPPQASWNP, encoded by the coding sequence ATGGAGCCTCCTACGCGCACTGATGCTTCCTATGCCCGATGGGCCACTCTTGACTCTACTGTCAAACAGTGGATTTATTCCACCACCTCCTTTGACCTTCTCGCCACTGTTATGGAGAAAAGTTCTACTGTTATGGCTACTTGGAACCGTATAGCTTCTATGTTTGAGGACAATCAGAACTCTTGTGCTGTCGCTCTCGACCAAGATTTCATCTCAACTCGCTTGGATGATTTTCCTAGTGTTTCGAACTATTGTCAGCGTCTGAAACATATCTCTGAGCAGTTGAGCAATGTTGGTGCCCCATTCAGTGACCATCGCCTTGTTCTTCAGTTGGTCTCTGGTCTCACTGAGCCTTTCCGTGGTGATGCCACCCTGATTCGTCAGAGCGAGCCTTTACCTCCTTTCCTCAAGGTCTGCTCCATGCTGATTCTCGAGGAATCTGGTCTCGCCAAGATGTCGGGCCCTGCCTCTCAGACTGCTCTGCACACCTCTGCTTCTCATCCACGGGACTCCGATGACTCTTCTCAGCAGCGCACCTCCAACCACCGTTCTGGGTCTGGTCAAAATCGCAATTATCAGGGTAGTTTTGGTAAACCTAAAAAGAAAAGTGGCTCCCGCTATACTGGTTCATCTGGCTCCTCTGCAGCACCACCATGGCGCCCACCTCCGCAAGCATCCTGGAATCCCTAG